In Saccharomyces cerevisiae S288C chromosome XV, complete sequence, the following proteins share a genomic window:
- the MDM32 gene encoding Mdm32p (Mitochondrial inner membrane protein with similarity to Mdm31p; required for normal mitochondrial morphology and inheritance; interacts genetically with MMM1, MDM10, MDM12, and MDM34; variation between SK1 and S288C at residues 182 and 262 impacts invasive growth and mitochondrial network structure) translates to MLITRLRVPTIKRPLLPITSHLVRHCIRTYVATNHGNVRPFITPYKSSLPVRCLIAQRHIRTFPSNDKFTTKASNIETILLRKNNEREFKQSLLADAKNFQERFKINLKWILIKNNRPFSLNEISIIASWLILSQILWLILSTTTFISFYLFVINSVFSQEYIHEKKIYERLLKWLLKDHKCSNQDLEITFSPEDKASMLVLSPDWESNSILIKRLNVRDEILDLDLKFHHINLNVSLKNWLLGRGLITNVSIYGIRGCLNLSNFINLVNSFQGDQKTENFLKTLNNVEITDSEILLKQSLSAQETPSLKFSIYNLSLPRLRLNHFISDILSAKTFSGSINNSLFNLFKRQQKLTAVIENNNKNRMASSKFDFTDNNQENYRTVTHQDDPNYVTTLRLNFININDLKFNGDGKFNWLKDGQVEILADIMLTNSTSHLSSESKYAVVDLKVTCRDLKTTFPQEPPVLSTGDSIVSLDELKPIITFINSYEGMANPILKDFSENERLTNSIIWNSPNVSINRQRKSYPLTTKVTSNSTKEIIKFHNQPNTNANEIVLRCKMVKNLSDLQLININQILDQITMELYVDLTKIVEDWEFKNKNDWMKQWGTTFASQLLLFGFGAMV, encoded by the coding sequence ATGCTAATCACACGTTTACGGGTCCCTACAATAAAGCGGCCACTGCTTCCAATTACAAGTCATCTCGTAAGACACTGTATTCGAACTTACGTCGCAACTAATCATGGAAATGTCAGACCTTTTATAACACCTTACAAGAGTTCGTTACCTGTTAGATGTTTGATCGCCCAAAGGCACATCCGAACATTTCCAAGCAATGACAAGTTCACTACCAAGGCTTCCAATATTGAGACTATTTTGctgagaaaaaataatgagcGAGAGTTCAAGCAATCGCTTCTAGCAGATgcaaagaattttcaagaaaggTTCAAAATCAATCTAAAGTGGATTCTTATTAAAAACAACAGGCCGTTCTCTCTGAATGAAATAAGTATTATAGCGTCTTGGCTGATATTGTCACAAATTCTATGGCTCATTCTGAGCACCACCACTTTCATTTCGTTCTATCTATTCGTCATTAACTCTGTTTTCAGTCAGGAATACATCCATGAGAAGAAAATCTATGAAAGGCTTCTAAAATGGTTGTTGAAAGATCATAAGTGCTCCAATCAAGATTTGGAAATCACATTTTCTCCGGAAGATAAAGCATCAATGCTTGTGCTCTCTCCAGACTGGGAGTCAAATTCAATACTTATAAAAAGGCTAAATGTCAGGGATGAGATTTTGGACTTAGACTTAAAATTTCACCACATTAACCTGAATGTTTCCCTAAAAAATTGGTTACTTGGCAGGGGACTAATTACAAATGTTTCAATATACGGTATTAGAGGATGTTTGAACTTATccaatttcatcaatttaGTAAACTCTTTTCAAGGAGATCAAAAGACggagaattttttgaaaactttaaatAACGTTGAAATTACTGACTCagaaattcttttgaaacaaTCTCTGAGTGCCCAGGAAACTCCGAGTCtaaaattttccatttaCAATCTATCTTTACCACGACTAAGACTGAACCATTTTATTTCTGATATTCTGAGTGCCAAAACATTTTCTGGTTCAATTAATAATTCTCTTTTCAACTTATTTAAGAGGCAACAAAAGTTAACAGcagttattgaaaataataacaaaaataGGATGGCAAGCTCGAAGTTTGATTTCACGGACAACAATCAGGAAAATTACCGCACAGTGACTCATCAGGATGATCCGAATTATGTAACGACGTTAAGATTGAACTTTATCAACATTAATGATTTAAAATTTAATGGCGATGGTAAGTTCAACTGGTTGAAAGACGGCCAAGTTGAAATACTTGCTGACATAATGCTAACAAATTCTACTTCTCATCTATCATCGGAGTCGAAATATGCAGTGGTGGATTTGAAGGTAACTTGTAGGGACTTGAAGACAACTTTCCCTCAGGAACCTCCAGTATTATCGACAGGTGACAGTATTGTTTCATTGGATGAATTGAAACCTATAATAACATTTATTAACTCATATGAAGGGATGGCTAATCCTATATTGAAAGATTTCTCGGAAAACGAGAGATTGACCAATTCCATAATCTGGAACTCGCCAAATGTATCGATTAATAGGCAAAGGAAATCTTATCCTTTAACTACAAAAGTCACTTCCAATTCCACGAAGGAAATCATCAAGTTTCATAATCAACCAAATACTAATGCAAACGAAATTGTTTTACGCTGTAAGATGGTCAAAAACTTGTCAGATTTACAGCTTATTAACATTAATCAAATACTAGACCAAATTACCATGGAGCTATATGTTGATTTAACCAAAATAGTAGAAGATTGGGAgtttaaaaacaaaaatgattgGATGAAACAATGGGGTACTACCTTTGCATCCCAATTATTGTTGTTTGGGTTTGGTGCCATGGTTTGA